In the genome of Longimicrobium terrae, the window GGACGTGACGGACGCGCCGCGCGTGTTCACCGTCTTCCGCGAGTTCGAGGCGGAACTGGGCGGGCTGGACCGGGTGATCGTCAACGCGGGGCTGGGCTCCGGGCGGCGGATCGGCACCGGGCACTTCGATGAGAACCGCCGCACGGCGGAAACCAACTTCGTGGCGGCGCTGGCGCAGTGCGAGGCCGCGGTGGAGATCTTTCGCGCGCAGAACCGCGGGCACCTGGTGACCATTGCGTCGGTGAGCGCCATGCGCGGGCTGCCGCGCCACCTGACCGTGTACGCCGCCAGCAAGGCAGGCCTCGCCGCGCTCACGGAGGGGATCCGCGCGGAACTGCTCGCCACGCCCATCCGCGTCACCACCGTGTTTCCCGGCTACATCCGCACGGAGATGAACCAGGACGCCCGCAGGCTCCCGTTCGAGGTGGACGAGGCCACCGGGAGCCGCGCCCTGGTGGCCGCCATTGAGCGGGAGCCGGCGCGGGCGTTCGTTCCCGGCTGGCCGTGGACGCCCATCGCCTTTGCCATGCGGCACCTTCCGCTTTCCGTCATCGCCCGGCTCACCTGATCGCGGCGGATCAGGCGCCGGGGACGAAGCCGCTCCGCGAGTTGCTTTCGCTTTTCCCCGCCGCGCCTACGGCGGACGATGCGGACCGGAGGGAGAGTCGAATCAGGCTGTGCGGCTCTCGGGCTGGAGCATCTGAAGCTGCCGCAACGACGGCGGAAAGCTCACGAACAGATGTGAGGCTTTACTTGTGAGACCGGCAGAAACCACCTATTACGACGCTTCGTGCACAGGTGACCACTGCCCCCGATCGCACGGCGCGGCGATTGCCCCGGCCTGCACCCGACCGATTCCAAGAGCCGCTCTCAATCAGACATCGCGTTCAGCGGCTGTTGGTGTAAACTGTTTCCGACATAAGACTTGGACGATATGCCGGGCAATCGTTGCCGAGTGCAGAAATGATTGCATCCAACGTCCTGCTACATTAGATTGTCTCACTTGCAACGAACTTCTCGCGGGTCCGCACCTCCGGGCCCGCTCACCCGATCCGATCGGACGCCTTACATGAGCTTGCACCGGCGCATCCTTTCGCTGGGTCTTCTCAGCCTGGCCGCCTGTACCGCCGACGTCACCACCCCGCAGAACGAGCTGCCCGGGGATGGTCCGTCCAAGGAAATCCAGCACGAGTGGACCAATGGGGCGTACGGGCTGCTGTTCCTGCCCAACACGGTTCCCGCGGGCTATCCGGCGTTCGACAACAATGTGCAGCCCACGCTGCGCATGTGCCGCATCACCAACATCACGACGGGTGCCTGCACCACCACCCCCGTCACGTGGACGCGCGCTGCGGGCAACTCGGCCAACTACAACCGCAGCATCACGGTGAGCTCCACGGCGTACAGCCTGAGCTGGCCCGTGACCAGCACCTCCGGTCTCGCTTCGGGGCAGACGTACCGCATGACCGTGATAGCCGGCGGACGCACGCTGGGCTGGCAGGACGTGCGCATCGTGTCCAACCTGTCGGGCTACAACGCGGTAGACCAAGACGACTTCAAGCCTTGCTACAACACCGGCAACTGCGTGATCTCGTTCCGCATCGGGGTGGGAACGCCCGGCTCCATCAGCGTTTCCACCAGCAGCGTGAGCCTGAACGTGGGCGACGGCGTGGTGGTGACCGGGCAGGTGCGCGACCTTCGCGGCAACGTGATGGCCAACGTTCCGGTTTCGTTTGAGCTGGAGTCGGTGTCGCAGCCCGCGGCCGCCCAGCTGGACAGCGGCATGGTGGTGGCGCAGCGGCCGGGCACCTCCATCCTGTGGGCCGGCTACCTGGACCTGTGGGAAGACATCCCCGTGACGGTGACGGACACGCGCCGCGCGTGGACCAAGCTTACGTCCAAGGACGACCAGGGCAACCGCGGGATC includes:
- a CDS encoding SDR family oxidoreductase, whose protein sequence is MRATRTKILITGASSGLGEGMARAFAAMGRNLALCARRTDRLHALRDELTARHPGIRVEVRALDVTDAPRVFTVFREFEAELGGLDRVIVNAGLGSGRRIGTGHFDENRRTAETNFVAALAQCEAAVEIFRAQNRGHLVTIASVSAMRGLPRHLTVYAASKAGLAALTEGIRAELLATPIRVTTVFPGYIRTEMNQDARRLPFEVDEATGSRALVAAIEREPARAFVPGWPWTPIAFAMRHLPLSVIARLT
- a CDS encoding WD40/YVTN/BNR-like repeat-containing protein, with product MSLHRRILSLGLLSLAACTADVTTPQNELPGDGPSKEIQHEWTNGAYGLLFLPNTVPAGYPAFDNNVQPTLRMCRITNITTGACTTTPVTWTRAAGNSANYNRSITVSSTAYSLSWPVTSTSGLASGQTYRMTVIAGGRTLGWQDVRIVSNLSGYNAVDQDDFKPCYNTGNCVISFRIGVGTPGSISVSTSSVSLNVGDGVVVTGQVRDLRGNVMANVPVSFELESVSQPAAAQLDSGMVVAQRPGTSILWAGYLDLWEDIPVTVTDTRRAWTKLTSKDDQGNRGIWGTAANNVYTANYMGLWKYNGSTWGTIPEARWRTFYDVYGTSASNVFAVGADGLIMRYNGTTWSAQRFNGTTVANEPLYAPVTPARKYTLRALWGLPAQNFTVTVGDSGTVLYHDGTSWTDFSVPTNAALTDVWGTDYNNFYATTSDGRLMRWNGYALSYVPGVDAPGPLNAVWGTSASNMYVAGDNGMLYRFNGTSWTRIWLPTRATLYAIWGTSATNMFVGGEEGALYRYDGTSWIPEKSNGGNSQIYGFWGTASGTDLFASGAGGLVTKR